One Edaphobacter flagellatus genomic region harbors:
- a CDS encoding ABC-F family ATP-binding cassette domain-containing protein codes for MISVSNVTMRYGAKLLFEDVSVTFTSGRRYGLTGPNGAGKSTFMKVLTGEIDAQKGTVVRPKKIGVLKQNQYEFDAYRVIDTVIMGNKALWAALEERERIYEKPELTDEDGSRLGELEGIVGDEDGYEAESNAAVLLQGLDIPDELHERKMSELQGGQKVRILLAQALFGNPEALLLDEPTNYLDLDSIHWLENFLNRYNGTVITISHDRHFLNSVCTHIADIDYETIITYTGGYDDMVLQKTQIRSRIESQNEQREKKIAQLNEFIARFSAGTRSSQVNSRKKEVERLQTTELARSNIQRPYLRFDMLRPSGKHVLEFENVNKSYTQPNGKVEHVINNFSAAVLRGDKVILMGRNGQGKTTLLKALLANAGLDESEASAIDSGTVKWGHEAQIGYFAQDHAASIPKGTTAAEWLHTFDPKATKEDIRGILGQMLFRGEEGMKKTEALSGGEAARLLFCKIMLQKPNILVFDEPTNHLDLESINALNQALQKYEGTVFLVTHDEDLIDEVGTRIWHFEGGPDNFHITDHKGPYEEYQQQLALTSK; via the coding sequence ATGATCTCCGTTTCAAATGTCACCATGCGCTATGGCGCAAAGCTATTGTTCGAGGACGTCTCGGTTACGTTTACCTCCGGGCGTCGTTACGGTCTCACAGGTCCCAATGGGGCCGGCAAATCGACCTTCATGAAGGTGCTTACCGGCGAAATCGACGCCCAGAAGGGAACCGTCGTCCGGCCGAAGAAGATCGGTGTCCTTAAGCAGAACCAGTATGAGTTCGACGCCTATCGCGTCATCGATACCGTCATCATGGGGAACAAGGCTCTCTGGGCTGCTCTCGAAGAGCGTGAGCGCATCTACGAAAAACCCGAGCTGACCGACGAGGACGGCTCACGCCTCGGCGAGCTTGAGGGCATCGTCGGCGACGAGGACGGCTACGAAGCCGAATCGAACGCTGCCGTGCTGTTGCAAGGGCTCGACATCCCCGATGAGTTACACGAGCGCAAGATGAGCGAGCTCCAGGGAGGCCAGAAGGTCCGCATTCTGCTGGCTCAGGCGCTCTTCGGCAACCCCGAAGCTCTGCTTCTCGACGAGCCTACGAACTATCTCGACCTCGATTCGATTCACTGGCTTGAGAACTTCCTCAACCGCTACAACGGTACGGTCATCACCATCTCGCATGATCGCCACTTTCTTAACTCGGTGTGTACGCATATCGCGGACATCGATTACGAAACGATCATTACCTACACCGGCGGCTACGACGACATGGTGTTGCAGAAGACGCAGATTCGTTCGCGTATCGAATCGCAAAACGAGCAGCGCGAGAAGAAGATTGCTCAGTTGAACGAATTCATCGCCCGCTTCTCCGCCGGTACACGAAGCTCGCAGGTGAACTCGCGTAAGAAGGAAGTCGAGCGCCTCCAGACGACCGAGCTTGCCCGCTCCAACATCCAGCGCCCGTACCTTCGCTTCGACATGCTGCGTCCGTCGGGCAAGCATGTGCTGGAGTTTGAGAACGTCAATAAGTCCTACACGCAGCCCAACGGCAAGGTGGAGCACGTTATCAACAACTTCTCCGCCGCCGTGCTGCGCGGCGATAAGGTCATCCTGATGGGCCGCAACGGGCAGGGGAAGACCACGCTCCTGAAGGCCCTGCTCGCGAATGCCGGACTCGATGAATCCGAGGCTTCCGCGATTGACTCCGGTACCGTCAAGTGGGGGCATGAAGCCCAGATCGGCTACTTCGCCCAGGATCACGCAGCCTCGATTCCCAAGGGCACAACAGCTGCGGAGTGGTTGCACACCTTCGATCCCAAGGCGACCAAGGAAGACATCCGCGGCATTCTTGGCCAGATGCTTTTCCGTGGTGAAGAAGGCATGAAGAAGACCGAAGCTCTCTCAGGAGGAGAGGCTGCACGCCTGCTCTTCTGCAAGATTATGCTGCAGAAGCCGAACATCCTGGTCTTCGACGAACCGACGAACCATCTCGACCTTGAAAGCATCAATGCTCTCAATCAGGCCTTGCAGAAGTATGAGGGAACAGTCTTTCTGGTGACGCACGATGAAGATCTGATCGACGAGGTCGGCACGCGCATCTGGCACTTCGAAGGCGGTCCGGACAACTTCCACATCACCGACCATAAAGGTCCGTACGAGGAATACCAGCAACAGTTAGCTCTAACCTCGAAATAA
- the rocD gene encoding ornithine--oxo-acid transaminase has product MASSVLHNETREDLTQSTATSRLIALEGKYGAHNYKPLDVVIERGEGVWLYDVEGRRYLDFLAAYSAVNQGHCHPRILAAMQEQAHRVTLTSRAFRNDQLPLFCKELAELAGHEMVLPMNSGAEAVESALKVARKWGYKIKGIPEGKAEIIVCANNFHGRTISIVGFSTEPQYRDGFGPFTPGFKIIPFGDAATLRDAITPNTAAFLFEPIQGEAGVIVPPAGYLADVAAICKQNNVLLMADEIQSGLGRTGKLFACQHENVKPDVVIVGKALAGGFYPVSAVISSQEVLGVLHPGEHGSTFGGNPMACAIARAALRVLIEEKLTERSEEMGKVLMERLQQIRSPHIREIRGKGLWVAIELNGPARPVCEALMQQGLLCKETHDNVVRLAPPLTIEREDLLWACDRIQSVLEHL; this is encoded by the coding sequence ATGGCTAGTTCAGTTCTGCATAACGAGACAAGGGAAGATCTTACGCAAAGCACGGCCACCTCGCGACTTATCGCGCTTGAGGGGAAGTACGGCGCACACAACTACAAGCCTTTGGATGTTGTGATTGAGCGTGGCGAAGGTGTCTGGCTCTACGACGTGGAGGGCCGCCGTTATCTCGACTTTCTCGCTGCGTACTCTGCTGTCAACCAGGGACACTGCCATCCGCGCATTCTTGCTGCCATGCAGGAGCAAGCGCATCGCGTCACGCTGACGTCGCGCGCCTTCCGTAACGATCAGCTTCCTCTGTTCTGCAAAGAGCTGGCCGAGCTTGCAGGGCATGAGATGGTATTGCCGATGAACTCGGGTGCTGAGGCGGTCGAATCCGCGTTGAAGGTGGCTCGCAAATGGGGCTACAAGATCAAGGGCATTCCGGAAGGAAAGGCCGAGATCATTGTCTGCGCCAATAATTTTCATGGCCGCACAATCTCCATCGTCGGCTTCTCGACCGAGCCGCAGTACCGTGATGGCTTCGGCCCATTTACTCCTGGCTTCAAGATCATCCCGTTTGGCGATGCGGCGACGCTGCGTGACGCTATTACGCCGAACACGGCTGCTTTCCTGTTTGAGCCGATTCAAGGCGAAGCAGGTGTTATTGTGCCGCCTGCAGGGTATCTTGCCGATGTTGCGGCAATTTGCAAGCAGAACAATGTTCTGCTGATGGCGGATGAGATTCAATCCGGACTCGGCCGCACGGGCAAGCTCTTCGCCTGCCAGCACGAGAACGTAAAGCCGGATGTTGTTATCGTCGGCAAGGCGCTTGCCGGTGGTTTCTATCCGGTTTCGGCGGTCATCTCATCGCAAGAGGTTCTCGGCGTACTCCATCCGGGCGAACATGGCAGCACATTCGGTGGCAATCCGATGGCTTGTGCCATTGCGCGAGCCGCTTTGCGAGTGCTTATCGAGGAGAAGCTGACAGAACGCTCCGAGGAGATGGGCAAGGTGCTGATGGAGCGCCTCCAGCAGATTCGCAGTCCGCACATTCGGGAGATTCGCGGCAAGGGACTTTGGGTGGCTATTGAGTTGAACGGTCCGGCGCGTCCTGTCTGTGAAGCGCTGATGCAGCAAGGATTGCTCTGTAAGGAGACGCACGACAATGTCGTTCGCCTTGCTCCGCCGCTTACGATTGAACGCGAAGACCTGCTGTGGGCCTGCGATCGGATCCAGTCGGTGCTCGAGCATCTCTAG
- a CDS encoding Gfo/Idh/MocA family protein, with the protein MKKLRIGIIGCGKIADGHADVLKYLDGAELAAVCDREPLLAEQLAVRYGVPAWYGDTAQMLERERLDVVHITTPPGVHLALTRQCVEAGAHVFLEKPLALTSPESKQLIDTVVAAGRQMSINYWPNFDPPAMQFKQMLASGQLGDPVHIEAFIGYDLAGAYGQALMSDPTHWVHRLPGKLFHNMMDHIFNRIVPLFPDVEPEVHAFAYKRRPGVRNDATDAMLDELRVFLRGGAVSAYGSLCSHARPVSNTLKVYGTKATVEVDFNNRTVVSSASQKYPSAVGRLVPPLQMANRYFGEAKKNIGQFRRAEFHFFAGMSKLLELFYDSIRTGGAPPIPYSEILRVAQVMDRVIEQVYPAAIEETAR; encoded by the coding sequence TTGAAGAAACTACGCATAGGAATCATCGGCTGCGGCAAAATAGCCGACGGACACGCCGATGTGCTGAAATATCTCGACGGAGCCGAGCTCGCCGCCGTCTGCGACCGCGAACCCCTACTGGCCGAGCAGCTTGCCGTCCGCTATGGCGTGCCCGCCTGGTACGGCGACACCGCCCAGATGCTCGAGCGCGAGCGCCTCGACGTCGTCCACATCACCACGCCTCCCGGCGTCCATCTTGCCCTCACACGGCAGTGCGTCGAGGCCGGAGCACACGTCTTCCTCGAAAAGCCCCTTGCCCTCACCTCGCCGGAATCGAAGCAATTGATCGACACCGTCGTCGCCGCCGGACGCCAGATGAGCATCAACTATTGGCCCAACTTCGATCCTCCCGCCATGCAGTTCAAACAGATGCTCGCCTCCGGCCAGCTTGGCGATCCCGTCCATATCGAAGCCTTCATCGGCTACGACCTCGCCGGAGCCTACGGGCAGGCCCTCATGAGCGACCCCACCCACTGGGTCCACCGCCTTCCCGGCAAGCTCTTCCACAACATGATGGACCACATCTTTAACCGCATCGTGCCGCTCTTCCCCGATGTCGAGCCCGAGGTCCACGCCTTCGCCTACAAGCGGCGGCCCGGCGTGCGCAACGACGCGACCGACGCCATGCTCGATGAGCTGCGCGTCTTCCTTCGTGGAGGCGCCGTTTCCGCCTACGGCAGTCTCTGCTCCCACGCCCGCCCCGTCTCCAACACGCTCAAAGTTTATGGAACGAAAGCGACCGTCGAGGTCGACTTCAACAATCGCACCGTCGTCTCCTCTGCCTCGCAGAAGTACCCCAGTGCCGTTGGACGTCTCGTGCCTCCGCTGCAGATGGCGAACCGCTATTTCGGGGAAGCGAAGAAAAATATCGGCCAGTTTCGCCGCGCCGAGTTCCACTTCTTCGCAGGCATGTCCAAACTTCTCGAACTCTTCTACGACAGCATCCGCACGGGAGGAGCTCCGCCTATTCCGTACTCCGAGATTCTGCGCGTCGCCCAGGTCATGGATCGCGTCATCGAGCAGGTCTACCCAGCCGCCATCGAGGAGACCGCACGATGA
- a CDS encoding VIT1/CCC1 transporter family protein: MPADDPKLKEIDKLIDEDRNFVLRIVQPGLAGLMDGSVSTLAPIFATAFATHNSHTVLLIGLATAVGAGISMAFSEGLSDDGSLTGRGNPVFRGLVTGVMTFIGGFLHTLPFLISNVHHALTLAYVVVGIELIVIAMIRHRYFKTSFALSCLQVIVGGGLVFAAGVLIGQS; encoded by the coding sequence ATGCCTGCAGATGACCCAAAGCTGAAAGAGATCGATAAGCTCATCGACGAAGACAGGAATTTTGTTCTGCGTATCGTCCAGCCTGGCCTTGCTGGCCTGATGGATGGTTCCGTCTCGACGCTTGCACCGATTTTTGCAACAGCTTTTGCGACGCATAACTCCCATACGGTGCTGTTGATTGGCCTGGCAACAGCGGTCGGCGCCGGCATCTCGATGGCCTTTTCGGAAGGGCTTTCCGACGATGGCTCGCTTACCGGTCGTGGCAACCCGGTCTTTCGCGGTCTTGTAACTGGCGTGATGACCTTTATTGGCGGTTTTCTGCACACGCTGCCGTTTCTTATCTCCAATGTGCATCATGCACTCACGCTCGCGTATGTGGTGGTCGGCATCGAGCTGATTGTCATTGCGATGATCCGTCATCGCTACTTTAAAACAAGCTTCGCACTCTCCTGCCTGCAGGTCATCGTTGGCGGAGGACTGGTCTTTGCCGCAGGAGTACTCATCGGGCAGTCGTAG
- a CDS encoding NAD-dependent epimerase/dehydratase family protein, with product MKILITGAGGFLGKAIVERLLAHGQYDLRCMLRDPAKSAALQQIATHYPEARVEFVSVNLRNAGEISRALAGCDLIIHAAAALKGSPAEMFLDSVVASRNLLEAIANEVRPLRVVLVSSFGAMGVAELPRGAMVDESVPLERHPEQRDVYSHTKLRQELLFWEYRDKYGFQLVVLRPGVIYGPGSGHFSNRVGLNLFGRFLHLGGKNLLPLTYVDNCAEAIVVAALYDGADGQVYNVVDDDLVTSSQYLSLYKSKVKRLKSVPVPYAALMWGSKMVERYHQKSKGQLPAIFTPYKTRAMWGGNQFSNARLKSIGWRPILSTREALERTFAAFRAEPGKAK from the coding sequence ATGAAGATCCTCATCACTGGAGCTGGTGGATTCCTCGGCAAGGCCATCGTCGAACGCCTCCTCGCGCATGGCCAGTACGACCTGCGATGCATGCTGCGCGATCCTGCAAAGTCGGCTGCCCTTCAACAGATCGCAACGCATTATCCCGAAGCCCGCGTCGAATTCGTCTCGGTCAACCTGCGCAACGCGGGCGAGATCAGCCGCGCTCTTGCGGGCTGCGACCTTATCATCCACGCCGCTGCAGCACTCAAAGGCTCACCGGCAGAGATGTTTCTGGACTCGGTCGTCGCCTCACGCAATCTGCTCGAGGCCATCGCCAACGAGGTTCGCCCCCTGCGCGTCGTCCTCGTAAGCTCCTTCGGAGCGATGGGTGTCGCGGAATTGCCACGCGGAGCCATGGTCGACGAGAGCGTCCCGCTCGAACGCCACCCCGAACAGCGCGACGTCTACTCGCACACCAAGCTTCGCCAGGAGCTGCTCTTCTGGGAGTACCGCGACAAGTACGGCTTCCAGCTCGTCGTCTTGCGCCCCGGTGTCATCTACGGCCCCGGCAGTGGCCACTTCTCCAACCGCGTCGGCCTCAATCTCTTCGGACGCTTCCTCCACCTCGGAGGCAAGAACCTGCTCCCGCTCACCTACGTCGATAACTGTGCTGAAGCCATCGTTGTGGCTGCGCTCTACGACGGTGCCGACGGACAGGTCTACAACGTCGTCGACGACGATCTCGTCACCTCAAGCCAGTACCTCTCCCTCTACAAGAGCAAGGTCAAGCGCCTGAAGTCTGTGCCCGTCCCGTACGCCGCCCTGATGTGGGGATCGAAGATGGTCGAGCGCTATCACCAAAAGTCGAAGGGCCAGCTTCCTGCGATCTTCACGCCTTACAAGACGCGCGCCATGTGGGGAGGCAATCAGTTCAGCAACGCCAGGCTGAAGAGCATCGGCTGGCGGCCCATCCTCTCCACCCGCGAAGCGCTTGAACGCACCTTCGCCGCCTTCCGCGCCGAACCGGGGAAGGCAAAATAG
- a CDS encoding TonB-dependent receptor codes for MNYPSALRRLPAIVFLLFVISAFTLGHAQTSGVGNITGTVTDTSGAVVPNASVLITNTDTGVKRTVTTDGSGNYVANFLQPGHYEVVAGGGTYGKVNRKGLVLTVGQTMTIDAALPAASASSEITVSSEMPILDTEKTEVSQTVSQQLISNLPVNGRNWSNFVLLTPNVVQDGGTGLVSFRGISGLYNQNYVDGANNNQMLFSEARGRSSGAPYVYSLDSIKEFQAETSNYSVEFGQAVGGQVNAITKSGTNQFHGDLFYYLRYPSLNALDPQTKWSAKFNTANQQAAAFLLTQPIHQQQQFGGSVGGPIIKDRLFFFFTYDGFRRVGKALYYNSNTVTLTPTADPKNTGTIISPTQCPTTITSTQCTNAINFILGNAFGAPTRFAKSNLFFPRIDWHINSRNDAFVNYNFANFDSAYGYSNNPTFSNSSPSTNGPTSYHERFLIAGLTTQVSGRSVNQVHFQYGRDLETAGSNGPGPSVGMGVFTYGMPNALPRVAEPDEHRTQITDVFSTTIGHHSLKFGGDVNIVHEVMINLFQGGGIYSYGGSTAAQNFQSWAQDVFAGQTGNTDPYAGYHYNTFVQTIDQLNTAPGTQGKDDFWMKMFDGFAEDAWKIRQNVTLTAGVRYDVQLTPPPVQNNTNYAPLSTYYSSTIKNVLNRVQPRVAVSWQPYEGTVVRAGYGLFSGLNQGSTYYAMRVENGVVQVNYNYGGCGPTSGNATSNCKTLPSTASTLAFPFLPFQPTGPALSGALTPTGGTVPAVGGPQVKGTQSFHGLDPNFVPPLAHEAELSVEQALPGKMSLSVGYVGTRGLRLPVFLDANLIGQTPHGARTYNVLDSSGTLVKQLTVPVYLSTDRRDQRLQSYNTGFSVANTWYNSMAVSLRRPFANGLEVLVNYTWSRATDTDQVQGAFGTFYGGNPVLDPNNVRAENGLSDIDVRNRFIGSFVYNPKLFENNKWGKLLVDGFTFAGTETASAGQPIVASMTGTVYNGISASNGTLGAAGNIYGGAMSSSSGSATTGRPPQIGRNSIIGPGFNNFDFRVSRDIPIHESLKLQFTAEAFNLLNHRIITAVNSSYSSYSTVNTGSCQAATQTPGPAGAALQGCITPFTGTGAAAFGAPSGTNNTLYGPRQLQMVAKLFF; via the coding sequence ATGAACTACCCTTCAGCGCTTCGGCGCCTTCCTGCGATCGTCTTTCTTCTCTTCGTCATTTCAGCCTTCACACTCGGTCATGCACAGACCTCCGGCGTCGGCAATATTACGGGAACAGTCACGGATACCTCCGGGGCAGTTGTGCCGAATGCCTCAGTGCTGATTACGAATACGGATACGGGCGTAAAGCGTACGGTGACGACAGACGGAAGCGGCAACTACGTTGCGAACTTCCTCCAGCCCGGCCATTATGAAGTCGTTGCGGGCGGCGGAACGTACGGCAAGGTGAACAGGAAGGGACTGGTCCTGACAGTCGGCCAGACAATGACCATCGATGCGGCATTGCCGGCAGCCTCCGCGTCGAGCGAAATCACGGTTTCGAGCGAGATGCCGATTCTGGATACGGAAAAGACCGAGGTCTCGCAGACTGTAAGTCAGCAGCTGATATCCAACCTTCCAGTGAATGGACGTAACTGGAGCAACTTCGTTCTGCTCACTCCAAATGTAGTTCAGGACGGTGGCACGGGGCTGGTGAGCTTCCGCGGAATCTCGGGTCTCTACAACCAGAACTACGTGGACGGTGCCAACAACAACCAGATGCTCTTCTCTGAGGCACGCGGCCGTTCCTCGGGAGCACCCTATGTCTATTCGCTGGATTCCATCAAAGAGTTCCAGGCGGAGACCTCCAACTACTCGGTCGAGTTTGGACAAGCGGTTGGCGGCCAGGTAAACGCGATCACGAAGTCTGGTACGAACCAGTTTCATGGCGATCTTTTTTACTATCTCCGGTACCCTTCGCTGAATGCTCTGGATCCGCAGACCAAATGGTCGGCGAAGTTTAATACTGCAAACCAGCAGGCCGCAGCTTTTCTGTTGACCCAGCCCATCCACCAGCAGCAACAGTTTGGAGGCTCCGTCGGCGGCCCGATCATCAAGGACCGCCTGTTCTTCTTCTTCACGTATGACGGCTTCCGCCGTGTTGGCAAGGCGCTTTACTACAACAGCAATACCGTTACTCTTACACCGACGGCAGATCCCAAGAACACCGGCACGATCATTTCGCCGACGCAGTGCCCTACGACCATTACCTCTACGCAGTGCACAAACGCAATCAACTTCATCCTGGGCAATGCATTCGGCGCACCTACGCGTTTCGCCAAATCGAATCTCTTCTTCCCGCGCATCGATTGGCACATCAACTCGCGTAACGATGCGTTCGTCAACTACAACTTTGCTAATTTCGATTCGGCGTATGGGTATTCCAACAACCCAACCTTCTCCAATAGTTCGCCGTCGACGAACGGGCCTACAAGCTATCACGAACGCTTCCTGATCGCAGGACTGACTACCCAGGTTTCAGGGCGCTCCGTGAACCAGGTTCACTTTCAGTACGGTCGCGATCTGGAGACAGCAGGATCCAACGGCCCCGGGCCGAGTGTTGGAATGGGAGTCTTCACCTACGGTATGCCTAATGCGCTGCCGCGCGTCGCAGAGCCAGATGAGCATCGTACGCAGATTACGGACGTCTTCTCGACCACCATTGGGCACCACTCGCTGAAGTTCGGCGGGGACGTAAACATTGTGCATGAGGTGATGATCAACCTCTTCCAGGGTGGCGGTATCTACAGCTACGGCGGATCGACGGCTGCGCAGAACTTCCAGTCCTGGGCGCAGGATGTGTTTGCCGGTCAGACAGGCAACACCGATCCTTATGCCGGTTATCACTACAACACTTTTGTTCAGACGATCGACCAGCTCAACACTGCCCCCGGCACTCAGGGTAAAGACGATTTCTGGATGAAGATGTTCGATGGCTTTGCTGAAGATGCCTGGAAGATCCGACAGAACGTTACGCTGACGGCAGGCGTGCGCTACGACGTGCAGCTTACTCCTCCGCCAGTCCAAAACAACACGAACTATGCTCCTCTGTCGACGTACTACTCTTCGACCATCAAGAACGTGTTGAATCGCGTACAACCCCGTGTTGCAGTCAGCTGGCAGCCGTATGAGGGAACAGTTGTTCGCGCGGGATATGGTCTCTTCTCCGGCCTCAACCAGGGATCGACGTATTACGCCATGCGCGTAGAGAACGGCGTCGTTCAGGTGAACTACAACTATGGAGGATGCGGACCAACTTCCGGCAACGCAACCTCGAATTGCAAAACCCTGCCATCAACGGCCTCAACGCTTGCATTCCCGTTCCTTCCTTTCCAGCCCACGGGACCAGCACTTTCAGGCGCGCTTACACCAACGGGTGGCACCGTTCCTGCAGTGGGTGGACCGCAGGTCAAGGGAACCCAAAGCTTCCACGGTCTGGATCCCAATTTTGTGCCGCCGCTGGCGCACGAAGCAGAACTCAGTGTCGAACAGGCGCTTCCTGGCAAGATGTCGTTGTCGGTTGGCTATGTCGGAACACGCGGTCTGCGTCTCCCTGTCTTCCTCGATGCCAATCTGATCGGACAGACGCCGCATGGAGCTCGTACGTATAACGTGCTTGATTCCAGCGGTACGCTGGTAAAGCAGCTTACCGTGCCCGTCTACCTCTCGACAGACCGTCGCGATCAGCGTCTGCAGTCTTACAACACAGGATTCAGCGTCGCCAATACGTGGTACAACTCCATGGCGGTCTCTCTTCGCAGGCCATTCGCAAATGGGCTTGAGGTGCTGGTGAATTACACCTGGTCGCGTGCAACCGATACCGATCAGGTGCAGGGAGCCTTCGGCACCTTTTACGGCGGCAATCCTGTGCTCGACCCCAACAATGTCCGTGCGGAAAACGGTCTTTCCGACATCGATGTTCGAAACCGCTTTATTGGAAGCTTTGTCTACAATCCAAAGCTTTTTGAAAACAACAAGTGGGGCAAGCTTCTTGTCGATGGCTTTACTTTTGCCGGGACGGAGACTGCCTCCGCCGGTCAGCCTATTGTTGCGAGCATGACTGGAACTGTCTACAACGGCATCTCGGCCAGCAATGGGACCCTTGGTGCTGCCGGTAATATCTATGGTGGAGCGATGAGCTCGAGCTCTGGATCGGCAACAACCGGAAGGCCACCACAGATCGGACGCAACAGCATCATTGGACCGGGCTTCAACAACTTCGACTTCCGCGTCTCGCGGGATATTCCGATCCACGAGTCGCTGAAGCTGCAGTTCACAGCCGAAGCATTCAATCTGCTGAATCACCGGATTATTACCGCTGTGAACTCGTCCTACTCGTCGTATAGCACTGTCAACACGGGCTCATGCCAGGCCGCAACGCAGACACCTGGTCCTGCCGGTGCTGCATTGCAGGGTTGCATTACACCATTTACAGGGACAGGTGCTGCCGCATTTGGTGCTCCATCGGGTACGAACAACACCCTATACGGCCCACGTCAGTTGCAAATGGTTGCTAAACTCTTCTTCTAA
- a CDS encoding DEAD/DEAH box helicase has protein sequence MNTATLEQPAVPQELPQNQTTSTGRFTDFNISDSLKSRLTNAGFLHPTPVQAGAVPPALEGADILATASTGTGKTLSFLVPILERLDATSVPSTKAKRNPIRALILLPTRELAMQVLEAYWKLMPGSKHDAALVCGGLSENTQFENLDRGPRLVVATPGRLEDFLRRREIDLSRVDMFVLDEVDRMLDMGFLPAIRRIVTAIPRTRQTMCYSATLDANIQEIVRDYVKNPVRIEIGTTSKPSDRVELRAYVVMQDQKLGLLNQMLDEEQGTFLVFSRTKHGADRISRKLQKLGHDSNAIHGDRSQSQRTAALKGFATGKHRVLVATDVAARGIDISDIAHVVNYDLPNASDDFVHRIGRTGRAGAKGVATTFVMPQEKHELRKLERELKVKFDWREADKNLEKEERNKPLDLNSIHSTPVKDGAAADPLAALLALETRSWRNDAESPSDSGGNGRPSFRGRRKGQSRGKRPQGQQTHGNAHPDRNASHARGGNSGRRPSRGKRGN, from the coding sequence TTGAATACAGCAACTCTTGAACAACCCGCAGTTCCTCAGGAACTGCCACAGAACCAAACCACCTCAACCGGGCGTTTTACTGATTTCAATATCTCGGACTCACTGAAGAGTCGCCTGACCAACGCCGGTTTTCTTCACCCAACCCCTGTGCAGGCCGGGGCCGTTCCACCCGCACTCGAAGGCGCCGACATCCTCGCAACGGCTTCGACCGGAACCGGCAAGACGCTCAGCTTCCTTGTGCCAATTCTCGAGCGTCTGGATGCAACCTCAGTTCCCAGCACCAAGGCCAAGCGCAATCCTATTCGCGCCCTCATCCTTTTGCCGACGCGAGAGCTGGCAATGCAGGTGCTCGAGGCCTACTGGAAGCTGATGCCCGGTTCAAAACACGATGCAGCACTCGTTTGCGGCGGACTCTCTGAGAATACTCAGTTTGAGAATCTCGATCGTGGTCCCCGCCTCGTCGTTGCGACGCCTGGACGCCTTGAAGATTTTCTTCGTCGCCGCGAGATCGATCTTTCGCGCGTCGATATGTTTGTGCTCGACGAGGTCGACCGCATGCTGGACATGGGCTTTCTTCCTGCCATCCGCCGTATCGTGACAGCCATTCCGCGTACGCGTCAGACGATGTGCTATTCGGCTACGCTCGATGCCAATATTCAGGAGATTGTTCGCGACTATGTAAAGAACCCGGTCCGCATCGAGATCGGTACGACTTCGAAGCCATCCGATCGCGTCGAGTTGCGTGCCTATGTCGTGATGCAGGACCAGAAGCTCGGTCTGCTGAATCAGATGCTGGACGAAGAGCAGGGAACATTCCTCGTCTTCTCACGTACCAAGCATGGCGCGGATCGCATTTCGCGGAAGCTCCAGAAGCTTGGCCACGATTCAAATGCGATTCACGGTGACCGCTCGCAGTCGCAACGCACGGCAGCTCTCAAGGGCTTTGCGACAGGCAAGCATCGTGTGCTCGTTGCGACGGACGTTGCAGCGCGTGGCATCGACATCTCCGACATTGCGCATGTCGTCAACTATGACTTGCCCAATGCGAGCGACGATTTCGTTCACCGCATCGGCCGCACAGGCCGCGCAGGTGCGAAAGGCGTCGCGACAACCTTCGTGATGCCGCAGGAGAAGCACGAGCTCCGCAAGCTTGAGCGCGAGTTGAAGGTAAAGTTCGACTGGCGCGAAGCCGATAAGAATCTTGAGAAGGAGGAGCGCAACAAGCCCCTCGATCTCAACTCGATCCACTCTACTCCCGTAAAGGATGGCGCAGCGGCCGACCCGCTGGCGGCACTGCTCGCGCTGGAGACGCGCTCCTGGCGAAACGATGCGGAATCGCCGTCGGATAGTGGTGGAAACGGTCGTCCAAGTTTCCGCGGCCGTCGAAAGGGCCAAAGCCGTGGCAAGCGTCCGCAGGGACAGCAGACCCACGGCAATGCTCACCCCGACCGCAATGCATCGCATGCGCGTGGTGGAAATTCAGGCAGGCGCCCCAGCCGCGGCAAGCGCGGCAACTAG
- a CDS encoding DUF2237 family protein, translating into MAELEPLMEPVKARGRNVLGQPLDICGCEPMTGFYRTGCCETGPNDPGVHTVCCIVDAEFLRVSKELGNDLSTPMPQFGFAGLKPGDRWCVCAARWLQVQQAGAGCPVVLEATHEATLAIVPFEILIQYAVIPKTLH; encoded by the coding sequence ATGGCAGAGCTTGAACCGTTGATGGAACCCGTTAAGGCCCGTGGCAGAAACGTCCTGGGACAGCCGTTGGATATCTGTGGCTGCGAGCCGATGACCGGCTTTTACAGGACGGGCTGCTGCGAGACAGGGCCGAACGATCCAGGCGTTCATACGGTCTGCTGCATCGTGGATGCGGAGTTTCTGCGGGTGTCGAAGGAACTGGGCAACGACCTGAGCACGCCGATGCCGCAGTTCGGCTTTGCCGGGCTGAAGCCGGGCGACCGCTGGTGTGTTTGCGCCGCCCGGTGGCTGCAGGTGCAGCAGGCCGGAGCGGGGTGCCCCGTGGTCCTGGAGGCGACCCACGAGGCGACCCTCGCGATCGTGCCTTTTGAGATTCTGATTCAGTATGCGGTCATCCCCAAGACGCTCCATTAA